One genomic region from Microcystis panniformis FACHB-1757 encodes:
- a CDS encoding ATP-binding cassette domain-containing protein: MTNSPNIKTVISQEPYIILNNQGEILPSINLSRPNYKLGRDGQQVDLVVPQHWTVVSRVQACFRRQGDDYYIYDGDGTNPSSNQLFINNRVITPKDGYLLQNGDEINIGQDVKNSVKITYYHPNQQVKSPPLAFKSVSLSNRSVVLGRDHAATVVLDAPTISRQHAIIDSDNQNRYILHDKSTNGVFIDGQKVSGSAILTNGCTVRIGPYSFRLQGDDLVLLDTGDNIRLDAENIVRMVRDKKKRPLIILNHISLPIEPSQLVAIVGGSGAGKSTFLKTLLGIEPTTSGTVYLNGEELRQNFNIYRTQIGYVPQYDIVHRDLTVGEVLYYASKLRLPPDLNCQEVIEKTLQQVELLERRNTLVRDLSGGQLKRVSIAVELLANPKLFFLDEPTSGLDPGLDKKMMELLAKLAKEGRTILLVTHATNNINLCDRLVFLGQGGNLCYFGSPGEALNFFSLPQGDFADIYIHLETREKVEQECQRFQQSDYYKNNIEARIGKIFQQNHSKPQQVQQSFWQQLQVLCQRYSKLIIRDQFSLILYLLTAPIGILLMAMILRDKDPLFLGDNPSFDQAIQSATLALKTLFVFTCAELWVGFACSLQEIVKESAIYQRERLVNLGLLPYLFSKILVLAALAFLQTIVITCVIFWGFTQPQPELMTWLIGCFITTFLTIFAAINLGLLISAGVSNITQANSALPLILIPQIIFAGVLFNLEGLWKYLSWLMISRWSIAAYGVLVEVEAMIAEAKEQNTFNIPLPFEDVNQVYQLSINNLLLNWGVLILHSLIYFLLTYWLQKRKDIL, from the coding sequence ATGACCAATTCTCCCAACATTAAAACGGTTATTAGTCAAGAACCCTACATTATTCTTAACAATCAGGGAGAAATTCTCCCTTCTATTAATCTGAGTCGTCCTAATTATAAATTGGGTCGGGATGGTCAACAGGTGGATTTAGTTGTTCCCCAACACTGGACAGTGGTGAGTCGAGTCCAAGCTTGTTTTCGTCGTCAGGGAGATGATTACTATATCTACGATGGAGACGGGACTAATCCTAGTTCCAATCAACTTTTTATCAACAATCGCGTGATTACTCCCAAAGATGGCTATCTTTTACAAAATGGGGATGAGATTAATATCGGTCAAGATGTCAAAAATTCGGTCAAGATTACCTATTATCATCCTAATCAACAGGTAAAAAGCCCACCTTTAGCTTTTAAATCGGTTTCCCTAAGCAATCGCAGTGTAGTTTTAGGACGAGATCATGCTGCCACTGTGGTTTTAGACGCTCCGACAATTTCCCGACAACACGCGATTATCGACAGCGATAACCAAAATCGTTATATTCTCCACGACAAAAGCACCAATGGAGTCTTTATCGACGGACAAAAAGTATCGGGTAGTGCCATTTTAACCAACGGTTGTACGGTGAGAATCGGACCCTATAGTTTTCGTTTGCAGGGAGATGACTTAGTTTTATTAGATACGGGGGATAATATCCGTCTGGATGCCGAAAATATCGTCAGGATGGTGCGGGATAAAAAGAAACGACCTTTGATAATTCTCAATCATATCTCCCTACCGATCGAACCGAGTCAATTAGTGGCAATTGTCGGGGGAAGTGGTGCGGGAAAATCGACTTTCTTAAAGACTTTATTAGGAATTGAACCCACCACCTCGGGAACTGTTTATCTGAATGGGGAAGAGCTGCGCCAGAATTTTAATATCTATCGCACCCAAATCGGTTATGTTCCCCAATACGATATCGTCCACAGGGATTTAACCGTGGGAGAAGTGTTATATTACGCTTCTAAATTAAGGCTACCTCCGGATCTTAATTGCCAAGAAGTGATCGAGAAAACCCTGCAGCAGGTGGAATTATTAGAAAGAAGAAATACTTTAGTCAGAGACTTAAGCGGTGGTCAGTTAAAAAGGGTGAGTATTGCGGTAGAATTATTAGCCAATCCCAAATTATTCTTTTTAGATGAACCCACCTCGGGATTAGACCCCGGTTTAGATAAAAAGATGATGGAATTGCTGGCAAAATTGGCCAAAGAAGGCAGAACAATTCTCCTAGTCACCCATGCTACTAATAATATCAATCTCTGCGATCGATTAGTTTTTCTTGGTCAAGGGGGCAATTTATGTTATTTTGGTTCTCCGGGGGAAGCCTTAAATTTTTTCTCTTTACCTCAGGGGGATTTTGCCGATATTTATATTCATCTAGAAACTAGGGAAAAAGTTGAGCAAGAATGCCAACGTTTTCAACAATCCGACTACTACAAAAATAATATTGAAGCAAGAATCGGTAAAATATTTCAGCAAAATCATAGTAAACCGCAACAGGTTCAACAATCTTTTTGGCAACAACTACAGGTTTTATGTCAACGCTATAGCAAGTTAATTATCCGTGATCAATTTAGTTTAATTTTATACCTATTAACCGCCCCGATCGGAATTTTATTAATGGCCATGATTTTACGGGACAAAGATCCTTTATTTTTGGGAGATAATCCCAGTTTTGATCAGGCTATCCAATCGGCAACTTTAGCATTAAAAACTCTCTTTGTGTTCACCTGCGCGGAATTGTGGGTAGGTTTTGCCTGTTCCCTACAGGAAATTGTCAAAGAATCAGCCATTTATCAGCGAGAAAGATTAGTTAATCTGGGATTATTACCCTATTTATTCTCAAAAATTCTGGTTTTAGCAGCCTTAGCTTTTCTGCAAACAATTGTAATTACCTGCGTGATATTTTGGGGATTTACTCAACCGCAACCGGAATTAATGACCTGGTTAATTGGCTGTTTTATTACCACATTTTTAACTATATTTGCGGCAATTAATCTCGGTTTATTAATTTCTGCCGGCGTTAGTAACATCACCCAAGCAAATAGCGCCTTACCTTTAATTTTAATCCCTCAGATTATCTTTGCTGGGGTATTATTTAACTTAGAAGGTCTGTGGAAATATCTATCATGGTTGATGATTAGTCGCTGGTCAATTGCTGCCTACGGGGTATTAGTAGAGGTGGAAGCTATGATTGCAGAAGCGAAAGAACAAAATACTTTTAATATCCCTTTACCCTTTGAGGATGTCAATCAAGTTTATCAATTATCTATCAATAATTTGTTATTGAATTGGGGAGTTTTAATTCTTCATTCCCTTATTTATTTTCTCCTTACCTATTGGTTGCAAAAAAGAAAAGATATTTTGTGA
- a CDS encoding ATP-dependent nuclease: MKISKIQIKNFKSFQNVTVDLDPDFNVFTGVNNSGKTNLLEAIALWHECFNKLIRQAGKGYKELYKKGDYILGHTTEKYFPYETIKTVRTSNIDDIFYQRDTTAPIELSINLNKENINLEIGFSIKTSGLNYVIELLNYNQYNFRGFNEFFENFPNPISASFASPVATIRTEERFVTRPQIIESIQKRESVEVVRNRLYNLYYDTNRNENLYNKFIRDLSYILFNGDKKIEFFPKSDIQKDIKSVIDYKIESRDIEKDISLLGSGTLQIIVILLNLYAPEKTRDLNLILFDEPDSHIHRDIQKRLIDTVLRFSTNTQIFLTTHNETLIRQVPLYQLFHIENRPNYHYTSVVKDEHSLDVGSRFKGIYPSSLNPIISSLGNSNGLDFINAIEADHILFVEGQDDAKAIYTLLQKMTLGVNTKKYVFWVIGGVSQIFKDLPSYKTVFQQIKNQETLWSKAFLVFDRDFIEDDHRDKLIEALGSHFKIPTYITPSYTFESILLMDLIKLSHLLKKWLEAKKDDINVDRSALVQSLENHYLTIMQQKLESLDDNYIDETCHRYANVREQLSKRDFLNNQNPIREKDISLNTLFRRYLKTINDNREFYKMANKNDVQAIINQVTKPYNIEFNIEQDFISLLNLVDRSTWFNEWDFLTKL; the protein is encoded by the coding sequence ATGAAGATCAGCAAAATTCAGATTAAAAATTTTAAGTCTTTTCAAAATGTTACCGTAGATCTAGATCCTGATTTTAATGTCTTTACTGGGGTTAATAATTCAGGAAAAACCAATTTGCTAGAGGCGATCGCTCTTTGGCATGAGTGTTTTAATAAGCTAATTCGGCAAGCGGGCAAAGGATATAAAGAGTTGTACAAAAAAGGTGATTATATTCTCGGTCATACAACAGAAAAATATTTTCCTTACGAAACTATTAAAACGGTTAGAACTTCAAATATTGACGATATCTTTTATCAACGTGATACAACTGCTCCTATTGAATTGTCTATTAATTTAAATAAAGAAAATATAAATTTAGAAATTGGTTTTTCTATCAAGACCTCTGGTTTAAATTATGTTATCGAGCTTTTGAATTATAACCAATATAACTTTAGAGGATTCAATGAGTTTTTTGAAAATTTTCCCAACCCTATTAGTGCATCTTTTGCTTCTCCTGTAGCTACCATCAGAACTGAGGAGAGATTTGTGACTCGTCCACAAATTATTGAATCTATTCAAAAAAGAGAGTCTGTTGAAGTTGTTCGTAATCGTTTATACAATCTTTATTATGATACCAATCGAAATGAAAATCTTTACAATAAATTTATTCGAGATTTATCATATATTCTCTTTAACGGCGATAAAAAAATTGAGTTTTTCCCTAAAAGTGATATCCAAAAAGATATAAAATCAGTGATTGATTATAAAATCGAGTCAAGAGACATTGAGAAAGATATTTCTCTATTGGGAAGTGGAACGTTACAAATTATTGTTATTTTATTGAATCTTTACGCACCAGAAAAAACTAGAGACCTAAACTTAATTTTATTTGATGAGCCTGATAGTCATATTCATCGGGATATTCAAAAACGTTTAATCGATACGGTTCTTAGATTTTCGACAAATACTCAAATCTTTTTAACAACTCATAATGAGACTCTAATTCGTCAGGTTCCTCTGTATCAGCTTTTTCATATTGAAAACAGACCCAACTATCACTATACTTCTGTGGTTAAAGATGAACATAGTTTAGATGTTGGCTCTCGTTTTAAAGGAATTTATCCCTCTAGTCTGAATCCGATTATTAGTTCTTTGGGTAATAGTAATGGTTTAGACTTTATCAATGCTATTGAGGCAGATCATATTTTATTTGTGGAAGGTCAGGATGATGCAAAAGCAATTTATACATTGTTACAAAAAATGACTTTAGGGGTAAATACCAAAAAATATGTCTTTTGGGTGATAGGTGGAGTCTCTCAAATTTTTAAGGATTTACCTAGTTATAAGACAGTTTTTCAGCAAATTAAGAATCAAGAAACGCTTTGGAGTAAGGCTTTTCTCGTCTTTGATCGTGATTTTATTGAGGATGATCACCGTGATAAGCTTATTGAAGCACTGGGTAGTCATTTTAAAATTCCAACTTATATCACTCCGTCTTATACTTTTGAGTCAATTTTATTAATGGATTTGATCAAGTTATCTCATCTACTAAAAAAATGGCTAGAAGCCAAAAAAGATGATATTAATGTTGATCGATCTGCTTTGGTACAATCCCTAGAGAATCATTATTTAACAATTATGCAACAAAAGCTAGAGAGTCTTGATGATAACTATATTGATGAGACTTGCCATCGGTATGCCAACGTCAGGGAACAACTAAGTAAAAGGGATTTTTTGAATAACCAAAATCCTATTAGAGAAAAGGATATTAGTCTAAATACTCTATTTAGGAGGTATTTAAAAACCATCAATGACAATCGTGAATTTTATAAAATGGCTAATAAAAATGATGTTCAAGCAATTATCAATCAAGTGACCAAACCTTATAATATAGAGTTCAATATTGAGCAAGATTTTATTTCATTACTCAATCTTGTTGATCGCTCGACTTGGTTTAATGAGTGGGATTTTTTAACCAAATTGTAA
- the msrA gene encoding peptide-methionine (S)-S-oxide reductase MsrA, producing MVLFGFGKKLTLPTVREALPGRSEKMPVPSTHYVNGHPLQPPFPGGMETAMFGLGCFWGAERKFWQLEGVYTTAVGYAAGITPNPTYQEVCTGMTGHNEVVLVVYDPSVISYEQLLKVFWESHNPTQGMRQGNDTGTQYRSGIYTYSPQQKELAEKSRSIYQEALNKAGHGQITTEIIDAPEFYYAEVYHQQYLAKNPGGYCGLGGTKVECPIALDLKLN from the coding sequence ATGGTGTTATTCGGATTCGGAAAAAAATTAACTTTGCCCACCGTAAGGGAGGCCCTACCCGGGCGATCGGAAAAAATGCCCGTACCTAGCACCCACTACGTTAACGGTCATCCTTTGCAGCCCCCCTTCCCCGGCGGTATGGAAACCGCAATGTTTGGTTTAGGCTGTTTTTGGGGAGCAGAGCGCAAATTTTGGCAATTAGAAGGAGTTTACACCACGGCCGTAGGTTATGCGGCTGGTATCACCCCTAATCCCACCTATCAGGAAGTGTGTACCGGCATGACTGGGCATAATGAAGTGGTCTTAGTGGTCTATGATCCCAGTGTGATTTCCTACGAACAACTGTTAAAGGTTTTCTGGGAAAGTCATAATCCCACCCAAGGAATGCGTCAGGGTAATGATACGGGGACTCAGTATCGATCGGGTATCTATACCTATAGTCCCCAGCAAAAGGAATTAGCGGAAAAATCTCGATCGATCTACCAAGAAGCCCTCAATAAAGCCGGCCATGGTCAAATTACCACGGAAATTATCGACGCACCTGAATTTTATTATGCTGAAGTTTATCATCAGCAGTATTTAGCGAAAAATCCCGGCGGTTACTGTGGTTTAGGGGGAACGAAAGTGGAATGTCCCATCGCTCTTGATCTGAAGTTAAATTAA
- a CDS encoding tetratricopeptide repeat protein — protein sequence MVQQLGQFLNPQAGSIEEYQKFLSEVLQAEYDSNSDPTVVYPILQRRQHLLDDIFAQLLQQWARNVFSQRKPEEVAGIVGVIQNLCVDIQNFPLGSRANNLEIAITGYQTLLEVYTRQAFPEKWARIQNNLGNAYRHRIRGERADNLELAIVAYNLSLEVYTREAFPYEWAMIKNNLGNAYSDRIRGERAENLELAIVAYNQSLEVYTRDAFPYEWAGVQNNLGTAYSNRIRGERADNLELAIAALNQSLEVYTRQAFPEDWAVIQNNLGTAYSDRIRGERADNLELAIVAYNQSLEVYTREAFSYEWARTQNNLGAAYSQRIRGERAENLELAIVAYNLSLEVYTRDAFPYEWARTQNNLGNAYRHRIRGQRADNLELAIVAYNQSLEVLTRDAFPQDWAVTQNNLGSAYINRIKGDIVENIETAIFCYQEALKIRTFDVFPLDWATTQNNLGNAYSERIRGNKAENIENAIVCYQEALQIYTRQAFPRDWAETQYNLANTLRERFKLLGKVADIQQAINSYKQAGEIIEKTEDKTLYFNYSYQLGKALFEGGYYTEAIEHLENCQQRYQKQKDISSLAPILLELARLYHRTGRLEQARLYFKDSLRLFRRLGDQDNVASVTTALGNLEIQIGKISQACSHLKEAQTYYQENNDKERLEEINHLLKILQSA from the coding sequence ATGGTGCAACAATTGGGGCAGTTTCTCAACCCTCAAGCGGGAAGTATAGAGGAATATCAGAAGTTTTTATCAGAAGTCTTACAAGCAGAATATGACAGTAATAGCGATCCTACGGTGGTTTATCCTATCCTACAACGCCGTCAACATCTGTTAGATGATATCTTTGCCCAACTGTTGCAACAATGGGCTAGAAATGTGTTTTCTCAAAGGAAACCAGAAGAAGTGGCGGGTATTGTCGGGGTGATTCAGAATTTATGTGTTGATATTCAAAATTTTCCCTTGGGAAGTCGGGCTAATAATCTAGAAATCGCTATTACAGGCTATCAGACCCTCTTAGAAGTATATACCCGTCAAGCTTTTCCTGAAAAATGGGCAAGGATACAAAATAATCTGGGGAATGCTTATAGACATCGCATCAGAGGGGAAAGGGCAGATAATCTAGAGTTAGCTATTGTTGCTTATAATCTGTCTTTAGAAGTATATACCCGTGAGGCTTTTCCTTATGAATGGGCAATGATAAAAAATAATCTGGGTAATGCTTATAGTGATCGTATCAGAGGGGAAAGGGCAGAAAATTTAGAGTTAGCTATTGTTGCTTATAACCAGTCTTTAGAAGTCTATACCCGTGATGCTTTTCCTTATGAATGGGCAGGGGTACAAAATAATCTGGGTACTGCTTATAGTAATCGCATCAGAGGGGAAAGGGCAGATAATCTAGAGTTAGCTATAGCAGCATTAAACCAGTCTTTAGAAGTATATACCCGTCAAGCTTTTCCTGAAGATTGGGCAGTAATACAAAATAATCTAGGGACTGCTTATAGTGATCGTATTAGAGGGGAAAGGGCAGATAATCTAGAGTTAGCTATTGTTGCTTATAACCAGTCTTTAGAAGTCTATACCCGTGAAGCCTTTTCTTATGAATGGGCAAGGACACAAAATAATCTGGGTGCTGCTTATAGTCAACGCATCAGAGGGGAAAGGGCAGAAAATTTAGAGTTAGCTATTGTTGCTTATAACCTGTCTTTAGAAGTCTATACCCGTGATGCTTTTCCTTATGAATGGGCAAGGACACAAAATAATCTGGGGAATGCTTATAGACATCGCATCAGAGGGCAAAGGGCAGATAATCTAGAGTTAGCTATTGTTGCTTACAACCAGTCTTTAGAAGTGTTGACCCGTGATGCTTTTCCTCAAGATTGGGCAGTAACACAAAATAATCTGGGGTCTGCTTACATAAACAGAATCAAAGGAGACATAGTAGAGAATATAGAAACCGCAATTTTCTGTTATCAAGAAGCCTTAAAAATTCGTACTTTTGATGTCTTTCCTCTTGACTGGGCAACTACTCAAAATAATTTAGGCAATGCTTATAGTGAACGAATTAGAGGCAATAAAGCCGAGAATATCGAAAATGCAATTGTCTGTTATCAAGAAGCCTTACAAATTTATACCCGTCAAGCCTTTCCAAGAGATTGGGCAGAGACACAATATAATTTAGCCAATACTCTCAGAGAACGATTTAAACTTCTTGGTAAAGTGGCAGACATTCAACAAGCAATTAACTCTTATAAACAAGCTGGAGAAATTATTGAAAAAACCGAAGACAAAACCTTATATTTTAACTATTCCTATCAATTAGGAAAAGCTTTATTTGAGGGCGGATATTATACAGAAGCTATTGAACACTTAGAAAATTGTCAGCAACGTTATCAAAAACAAAAGGATATTAGTAGTTTGGCTCCAATTTTATTGGAACTTGCCCGTCTCTATCATCGCACTGGTAGGCTCGAACAGGCAAGACTTTATTTTAAAGATTCTTTACGTCTATTCCGTCGTTTGGGTGATCAAGATAATGTGGCTTCTGTGACAACTGCACTGGGCAATCTAGAAATACAAATTGGCAAGATTTCCCAAGCTTGTAGTCATTTAAAAGAAGCACAAACATATTATCAAGAAAACAATGATAAGGAACGACTAGAGGAAATTAATCATCTACTAAAAATTCTACAATCTGCTTAA
- the sir gene encoding sulfite reductase, ferredoxin dependent: protein MVTTPISPTAKVSKVEGIKERSNYLREPLASELLEDTTHFTDAAVQILKFHGSYQQDNRDNRAKGQEKDYQMMLRTRSPGGFIPAQLYLTLDSLSDRYGNGTLRVTTRQGFQLHGILKKNLKATLGEIIRSMGSTLAACGDVNRNVTAPPAPYKNRPEYGYAWEYANNIADLLTPQTGAYYEIWLDGEKVISAEEAPEVKASRQKDTNGINKNDLIEPIYGQHYMPRKFKIGVTVPGDNSIDIYTNDIGLVVITDANGQLQGFNVLAGGGLGRTHNKEETFPRMADAIGYVSKEEVYDLVKAIVATQRDYGDRGDRRHARMKYILEEWGVEKFRSTVEGYFGQKIAPYQSLPDWKYQDFLGWNEQGDGKLFFGLSVENGRVKNEGSFQLKTALKVIVERFQLPMRLTANHNIILYEIEPDDQQAVEAILKEHGIVTNPAEIDPLTRYSMACPAWPTCGLAITESERILPSVIERIRALLNRLGLSKEQFVIRMTGCPNGCARPYMAELGFVGSAPNSYQLWLGGTADQTRLARPYLDKMAIDDLEKVLEPIFVYFQQDQQNNETFGEFCHRVNFPALQAFSATYTPKMTETTTTESKPKRVRKNQNRVSVPDDMFVRLKEASETEKRPMNQIINEALEAYFSQKS from the coding sequence ATGGTTACAACTCCTATTTCTCCTACCGCCAAGGTTTCTAAAGTCGAAGGTATCAAAGAACGCAGTAATTATCTACGAGAACCTTTGGCCAGTGAACTCCTCGAAGATACAACCCATTTTACCGATGCGGCGGTGCAGATCCTCAAGTTTCACGGTTCCTATCAACAGGATAATCGCGACAATAGAGCCAAAGGTCAAGAAAAAGACTATCAAATGATGTTGCGTACCCGCAGTCCGGGGGGGTTTATTCCCGCGCAACTATATCTTACCCTCGATAGTTTGTCCGATCGCTACGGTAACGGCACTTTACGGGTGACAACTCGCCAAGGCTTCCAATTACACGGCATTTTAAAGAAAAATCTCAAAGCTACCCTCGGGGAAATTATTCGCAGTATGGGATCCACTTTAGCGGCCTGTGGTGATGTTAACCGCAATGTCACCGCACCGCCAGCCCCCTACAAAAACCGCCCCGAATACGGCTATGCTTGGGAATATGCCAATAATATCGCCGATTTGCTCACTCCCCAAACTGGCGCTTACTACGAAATTTGGCTCGATGGCGAAAAAGTGATCAGTGCAGAAGAAGCGCCAGAAGTCAAGGCATCGAGACAAAAAGATACAAATGGCATTAACAAAAACGATCTGATCGAACCGATCTACGGTCAACATTATATGCCCCGTAAGTTCAAGATCGGTGTCACCGTGCCGGGAGACAACTCCATCGATATCTACACCAATGACATCGGTTTAGTGGTGATTACCGACGCAAACGGTCAATTACAGGGTTTTAACGTCCTTGCGGGGGGTGGACTGGGAAGAACCCACAATAAGGAAGAAACTTTCCCCAGAATGGCCGATGCGATCGGTTATGTGAGCAAAGAGGAGGTATATGATCTGGTAAAAGCGATCGTGGCAACCCAAAGGGATTACGGTGATCGCGGCGATCGTCGTCATGCGAGAATGAAATATATCCTCGAAGAATGGGGAGTAGAAAAATTCCGCAGCACTGTTGAGGGTTATTTCGGTCAAAAAATTGCCCCCTACCAATCCCTCCCCGATTGGAAATATCAAGACTTTTTGGGATGGAATGAACAGGGAGACGGAAAATTATTTTTTGGTCTTTCTGTGGAGAATGGCCGGGTCAAAAATGAAGGCAGTTTTCAGCTAAAAACCGCCTTAAAAGTGATTGTCGAGCGTTTTCAGTTGCCCATGCGCTTGACGGCTAACCATAATATCATTCTCTACGAAATTGAACCCGATGATCAACAAGCGGTGGAGGCGATCCTGAAAGAACACGGAATTGTCACCAATCCCGCCGAAATTGACCCTTTAACCCGTTATTCCATGGCCTGTCCCGCTTGGCCTACCTGTGGATTAGCGATTACTGAGTCAGAAAGAATCTTACCCAGCGTGATTGAACGCATTCGCGCCCTGCTTAATCGCTTAGGATTAAGCAAAGAGCAATTTGTCATCCGCATGACAGGATGTCCTAATGGCTGCGCGCGTCCCTATATGGCAGAATTAGGATTTGTGGGTAGCGCTCCCAATTCCTACCAACTCTGGTTAGGGGGAACAGCCGATCAAACTCGACTAGCGCGCCCCTATTTGGATAAAATGGCGATCGATGATCTAGAAAAGGTCTTAGAACCGATTTTCGTTTACTTCCAACAGGATCAACAAAATAACGAAACCTTCGGAGAATTCTGTCACCGAGTCAATTTCCCTGCTTTACAAGCATTTTCAGCCACCTACACACCTAAAATGACCGAAACTACTACTACTGAATCAAAACCCAAACGCGTGCGTAAAAATCAAAACCGTGTAAGCGTCCCCGATGATATGTTTGTCCGTCTCAAGGAAGCTTCGGAAACGGAAAAACGGCCGATGAATCAAATCATCAATGAGGCGCTAGAGGCCTATTTCAGCCAAAAATCCTAA
- a CDS encoding ATP-binding protein, whose protein sequence is MTRLSRYQSTLKKWGLIENPFRPTPPDDPEKLAKIFYGRDQVLDVVIPTLYEGRNILVRGAWGIGKTALIFNLIHQLQQEVAELNEKMLVLYLSSIPGESSTEFYRALLLAVADSLADSDQESRDIANTLLGYSIQRNKTTTEGQVKLGFLSFGKKEESPANQLTPTANADPYPLLIRLLNKAEEIYSRIVIAIDDFDKKDPIVVQTILESSLDLFRMGKHRGFIMTGRGFTEFQEATLKALGIFSEDIPLEPMSQDDLRHIAINYLNSARNEQRNDPYPFTEEVINLITGYAQGIPRELNTICEKVLRQAASEGYEIIDETAFYSIWQILQEKFTYPLSPQFRHLLYVAHQAGGISENISDQTLAKLDAITFVALLPQLKSMEEQGLLIRQEDQSGFRFVPSQLFQPKLLPESQSE, encoded by the coding sequence ATGACAAGACTCAGCCGTTATCAATCAACTCTCAAAAAATGGGGACTTATAGAAAATCCTTTTCGACCAACTCCCCCCGATGATCCCGAAAAATTAGCAAAGATTTTTTATGGACGCGATCAAGTTTTAGATGTCGTTATTCCGACCCTCTATGAAGGACGTAATATCCTAGTTAGGGGAGCTTGGGGTATTGGTAAAACTGCTTTGATTTTTAATTTAATTCATCAGTTACAACAGGAAGTAGCGGAACTAAATGAAAAAATGTTAGTGCTTTATTTGAGTAGCATTCCTGGGGAAAGTTCCACGGAATTTTATCGTGCTTTATTATTAGCTGTAGCCGATAGTTTAGCGGATAGTGATCAAGAATCAAGAGACATTGCTAATACGCTTTTAGGTTATTCTATCCAACGCAATAAAACCACTACTGAAGGACAAGTTAAATTAGGCTTTTTATCCTTTGGCAAAAAGGAAGAATCCCCTGCTAATCAACTGACTCCCACTGCCAATGCTGATCCCTATCCTTTACTCATTCGTTTATTAAATAAAGCCGAAGAAATTTATTCTCGTATTGTTATTGCTATTGATGATTTTGACAAAAAAGACCCCATTGTTGTCCAGACAATTTTAGAAAGTAGTTTAGATTTATTTCGGATGGGAAAACATCGGGGATTTATCATGACAGGAAGAGGCTTTACCGAGTTTCAAGAAGCAACCTTAAAAGCCCTTGGTATCTTTTCTGAAGATATTCCCCTCGAACCCATGAGTCAAGATGATTTACGTCACATTGCTATTAATTATCTTAATAGTGCCAGAAACGAACAGCGAAATGATCCCTATCCTTTCACAGAGGAAGTCATCAATTTAATTACGGGTTACGCTCAAGGAATTCCTCGAGAACTGAATACTATCTGTGAAAAAGTATTACGGCAAGCTGCTTCAGAAGGATATGAAATTATTGATGAAACTGCTTTTTATTCAATTTGGCAAATCCTTCAAGAAAAATTTACTTATCCCTTAAGTCCTCAGTTTCGTCATTTATTATACGTTGCTCATCAAGCCGGTGGCATTAGTGAGAATATTTCTGATCAAACTTTGGCTAAACTTGATGCTATAACCTTTGTTGCTCTCTTGCCCCAACTTAAATCGATGGAAGAACAAGGATTATTAATTCGTCAAGAAGATCAAAGCGGTTTTCGTTTTGTTCCTTCCCAATTATTTCAACCTAAGTTACTCCCTGAGTCTCAGTCTGAGTAA